The following are encoded together in the Methanococcus maripaludis C5 genome:
- a CDS encoding DUF2540 domain-containing protein, translated as MKQHFTLIKPMDAKAVRYYFHKLENLNDEIDLDILIKAITTNKPFKRPLTLTEEEEGIINRYGRATNTLTNYMILKESKTHV; from the coding sequence ATGAAGCAACATTTTACACTTATAAAACCAATGGATGCAAAAGCTGTGAGATACTATTTTCATAAATTGGAGAATTTAAACGATGAAATAGATTTAGACATTTTGATTAAAGCTATAACTACAAACAAACCATTTAAAAGACCTTTAACCCTTACAGAAGAAGAAGAGGGAATTATTAATAGATATGGGAGGGCTACAAACACATTAACTAATTATATGATATTAAAAGAATCAAAAACCCACGTATAG
- a CDS encoding DUF2540 domain-containing protein yields the protein MENNISNIRKTFLLCREVSAKDIRYYLYKLENLGEINPEVLAKAENCEKPKKLLLTLGKHDRRIVEKYGKMTNTLLNYQLITEYPEGVEYE from the coding sequence ATGGAAAATAATATATCTAATATAAGGAAAACCTTTTTATTATGTCGTGAGGTCTCCGCTAAAGATATTAGATACTATTTGTATAAATTGGAGAATTTAGGCGAGATAAACCCCGAAGTATTAGCAAAAGCGGAAAACTGCGAAAAACCAAAAAAATTATTATTGACATTGGGTAAGCATGATAGAAGAATTGTTGAAAAATACGGAAAAATGACAAATACACTTTTAAATTACCAATTAATAACAGAATATCCCGAAGGGGTAGAATATGAATGA